GCTAGAATGTGAACTGGAAACACACAAATAGGGTTGACACCTTTTTAAAATCCTGTTCCTGTGCTTTTGACAGTAGCCTTGTATgcagaaacaaaatgaaatgtttcCTGATTTATGAAGAGAAACTGATTGGGAAGGCCTCATCTGCTTCATTTCTGCATTTCAGACTGTTTttaaatgcacaggagcaggggaaggaggaaaaaaagttaGCAACCCTACACGTGAGTGACTTGTAATCTTGCTAAGTATATCCAAAGAGGTAGCCATGATAGACCATAAAAGCAAATTAAATATCAAAGTTTCACTTTAAGAAGAGGcatccccctccctttttcaCAGGAGGGCATACCTCTTCTAAAATGATGCCTGTTGCAACATGGGGGCAttataaatgcaaaaaaaaaaaaagtttgctttcTCATTGGAATTATTGTTTATTTGTTGGCAAAACAAATGGAGATCTAATTTGATTAGCTAATTCATTTGTGAATTGATTTAGcacatttctacccagcccacaggtgtacacatttgatccctatagtgtatatgcaacgttgggcagaagtgacTTAAAACCCATATGATTAATCAACTAAGATTTCTTGAACTGGGAGACAGCCCTCTTCTCTTACATGAATACTGGAAAAGCTGATGACTGCTAAAATAAAGCATGGGCAAGAGCATATTTTAagagcttcttcttcttcttttaggAATAGAGCCTAAATTTAGACTGTGTGGTAAGTCATAATGTTCAGAGAGTTTCCGCAAGCCTGAAAGGAAAGCATGCTGATTAAATGTGTTTGtggctttattttattgtaatgAGTTCATTGCACTCCCCTTAGGCTAAAAGCTTTGGCAGCTACTGGACACAAGACAGCAGAAGATGCGGCGAAATGGTATGTATGGGAATGCTGTATAGCATTCCAGAAAGCATGAATTAGAAATCAGTGAACGGGTTTTTTCTCTCTACAGAATACTTCAGCGTAAGAGTTGTTGCTACAAGATCACATCAAACTTGGGCGTATCTTTGATTTGTATTAAATAATTGGCATGAGAAAAATTAGTGAGTTTGATTACATATTTTAACAGGTCAATTGTATTTgcacaataacagcccaatcctgagctgcccagcgcgcggggctgcagtggcaccaaaaatggttgccgCTGCATCTGGTGCGCCTCAGGcagccatcaccacctccttgggagaaagagaacttttgtccccttcctccaggtaaagcgagtagccccacaatggggctactgaattctacaatgacccaagGGCTGCAAAGGATTAATAGGTCTGCACCAGCGCTAATCAATAATTTCACCAGTAATCAGTTTGGTGTGTACTTTTAGGAACAACAGTTACAATTCTAGTAGCTTATTACTGGATAGTGAGGTAACTTTGAAAGTGGTGGCTCTCTTGTATTGAGCAACAGGAAACAAATAATACCACCACAAATGATGGTATTTGTAAAACAATACCATCCAGAATGCTTCAAACAGATGGACAAAAGAAACATTCGCGCTTCTTTGATCTTGATAGGCTGTGTCTGATGCCCTTTCCACTGTAGGCTGCATTCCCATTGCAATGACCCCTCACTGGAAGATCCAATCCCTCAGGAATATTCCCTCTATCTATGCCCAACTGGTCTTTTGAATGACAAACTGATGGAGTTTTGGGGAGAAACCAAACAACAATGTGGAAAAAACAAAGCTCAGGAAATTTTCCCACACATAACGCTTTCAGAATTCTTCACGGTAAGTCAAACTGTATAATGAACAGTATTGATGCGATATTATGGCTAGGATGAGCATCCTGGCCTTGTCTGTCTTTTTACTCTCATCTTGATGTATAGAATATAGGCCGTGCTCAGTCTGAGCCTCAGAACCTGTTTTCAGTGCCTTTCAACCCCTGCAATGTGCATTTCCTTGCAGTGTGAAGACCAAAAAGTTGAGGGCCTGTATGAAGCCTTAAAGAGAGCTGGCGACAGGTTCTCCAGTGTCTTCCCATCAATCATCTCGCTATCACTACATTCCTCCAGCACCTACATTGGCTTCTTTGTCAGCGACGGTCCTGCAAATGTCATCAAATCATTCGCTACAGCTTTtgccacagaggctgcagctttAGCAGGTAACAGGACACTGGAAGACGTTACATTTCCCCTGTTTTAAGGGTTCAGGTAAGCATATGTGTGtctgcagaggcataactaggcaAAGCCTGAGGAGACCATGCCCTAGGCATTACACCAAGAGGGCACATGACTGgtcctcaggctctgccctagttacaaaGGAGGTACTGACGGCTTTAcgcacccctgttccttcttcaaAGGGGAGCCAGGAACAGGGGTGCAAAACCACCACAGTGGATTGCACCACAatctccttcctccagggagaacctggaattgatgtcacaacatcacgtCGTGATGTCACTGTCCCAGGTGTCAGGGCAGAATGTTATGTCTCTGTATGTCTGCATTCAGGATGACAGGCCAACCTCTGAATTGCAATGCCAGAAAAGACCCAGCATGCATTTCCGCACTGTAGTGATTGAACATGTGATCCTTTTTCTGTCATTAAACTGATTTAGGGCTAGTCAAGAAGTAACTGTTAACGCCGGTCCTTTTTTTTCCTAGAGAAACAACTAGGAAACATCTAATTTGGTCCTCTGGCTTTCCCTATTGCTTGTTTGCACCTTTGTGCCTACGTCTCAGCTTCCATATGTGCCTTTAAGCCACTGGATCAGAGCTATCATGTGGAATTTTTCAGATGACAATTAGGAATAATATAATGATCACTTTTGCCTGTGTGATGCCATTTGCTGGTGATTTGATTTGTAGATTGCTGTGTGAAACCTTCAACAAAGCAGCTCCATCTTACATTAGCCAACAAATTTTATCCTCACCATCAAAAGACTTTGGAACAGCTGGCCAAATCAATCAATCCTAAGCAACGCTGCCACTGGACGGCGGTTCTGTATTCTAGAGACATGCGCTTTGTACATTATCAGGTAACTTGCTAAATACCTTGCTCTTTGAAAATTAGAAATCTGCCTGGGTGATTCGCTGTTATTGTGTAAAGTTCTACCCTTCAGGGGAGGGTAATCTTTGTGAGAGCCAGTGTGGTTAGTGTATTGGGTTAGGGCCATAgaggcccaggttcaaatccctgctaagACAGAAACcctcactggcagcccaatcctaattcaaTCCccgtgcagtgatgcagcagcaccaataagggctatgctgcattccatgggggatttttgactgctggaggtctccttagggtaaaggGACTTTTGATCTCTTGgcctggggtaagctccagcagctgctttgggtcaactcaaacctgtgccagcaatattgctggtgcaagtctgagttaaTCCACGCAGGAGGATCCTAAAGCAAATGGCCCCCACAACTGCTTTTTGCCTTGTTAGGAtatgcatgtattttttttcccccagtggagCAAAAATAGTAACTTTGGGAGAAGCATCAGGAAAACAGCCAAGTGTTAAACTCCCCTTTTACCGCAGACTAGTTTTGATGATTATGACTACCATTTACAAAAGTATAAAGAGACTGTTTACACATTTCATTTGTCTTGTTTCTTCTACCCAGTGCCAGTGTTTCTCCTGCTTACAGTTTGATTGTTTTTGCTATGGTCTAAGAtatactgttacgtgaaaatccccttagttgtgattttatatctggttgcaggccaaacttctcacaggccaaacttccaaaactctggtcaagctacaagcttatggattacacaacctccacttccatgtggtcactgtattcattgtattgttttaacccaatcactgtttatgcaaaagtgtctcctaatccaatcactgtttatgcaaatgcattaaacctcaacacacaggtcacaaccaggtcaagccacaagctcatggttacaacatccacctctctaggaggaagaacatccacctctctaggaggaagaagtctggcatagtaaatcattgtttaagtgtctcctattcattgtattgttttaacacAATcgctgcttaagtactctatgcaaatttgaactgctttcctgggttactgtattgtgtaagttcccccagctaggaagacagtcatttgaccctattgaattttgctgataatcctttcaatgttttacatattccaagtaccccactgtgtgtagtaagcaagcacgtccaggtcagctctaggtcacatccaggtcatcCAGATCAGCAAAAAccttttttaagagagggctgccacatgcagtctcctccttaagctaaaagggaatttctctgcattacaccgtcttgttatccagcccatggtcctgaagtttccaataagggcagtgtaattattcccctatacaaaacaacCATTTTTGGTAACAATACAGGTGaggcctctgtatccacagattgcGCATCCATGAACCTGGCTCAATGTGGGTGCCCTGGATCCACGTGGAGCCAGACACGGCCCCACTTGAGCCCAACATAGGAAACCGGAGCTGCGCTGTGGTCACCTCCGGAGAGCTTTCCGAAGCTTTCAGAGACAGTGCATGCCCATGGAGGGCttacccaggcctcagaatgccttcctcaACACTTCTGCTGCAGACGTCACTTcctctgcggacttcagaaagccttctggagagCTAATGGGGccaaaaattgcagatttgattattcaCGATTTTTAGTATCCATGGCGGTGTgaaaacagatcccccacagataccaaggccccacctgtacctcCTTCATGTAAGTTCTAAATCAATGGGCTTAATTTTATGTTAATATGTTTTTGCTAAGACTGTGCTCCTACTTCTTTTGCCATCACACAATGCATCAAATTAAACTTAAACACGCTTCAGCAACCTTTCTGCTTCTTTCTGAATTTCAGAAAACATGTCTCATTTTTACACTTACAAAAATATTGATTTCTCCCAGATTTTGAGGGCTGTATTCCAGTATAAGCCCCAGAACATTGATGAACTGATGCTGAATTATGGGGATCTTATATATGTTGACCGAGCACAGCAGACTGAAGCTTGCAGTGGTTGGGTGATTGGAATCTCCCACCGGACAGGGTGCAGGGGATTCCTTCCTGAAAACTACACAGAAAAGGCCAATGAATCAGATACCTGGGTCAAGCATAGGTGCGTGTCACTCTGCTTCAGATTTCTTCACAGGGCATGTGCatagctatgtatattcttcatTGGTTggttaaggttacaatcctatacatactttcttaggagtaagtcccatttaacacaatggagcttacttctgagtagacatgaataggattgtgctgacaatgAGGATAGGGGAGTTCTACTACTACTGCGGCTCCAGAAAATTATGGACACAACAGAATGTGATATTTTCAGTGAATATCAATAAAAACATGTTGGCCATATTCACTGAGCATGTTGAGTAAAAGTGTTTCCTGTGAtccaaaaatattttccttcagATCATGGTGTAGCTACACCAACTGGTACCCAGAGACACACatttttttaacacctcccaagaccttagaaggcacttccagttttcgctactgcctttctaaggcttctggcaggcattctgagggttgggaaggcCGTGCACAGTTTTCCACTTTCTAAGGCCAGTTTCCGAAGCCTTccgaggctcagggaggccacacagcctcagaaaggcaccccCTGCCAGCCCTCAGGGGGTCACAGGATCCTGGGCTGCACTCTACCTCTGCTGTGGCTACTGGGTCCTGTACCCCTCCAGTTGTCCCCCACTCCCTCCAAACacaactgaagctgtgctctTGTTGCTTCTGGAGGTGAACTGATGCCTCCTAAggtctctgggaggccttagaaggtcacttctagttttggggggaaaatcGAAAGAgacgttttaaggccttagaaggccgtctgaggcccagggaggtcaCACACATGGGTCAATTGACCCTTCCACCCCccacttagctacaccactgaattcaGAAGTTTGCTATACATTTACAGTGGACTTCTGAGGAATAGTATTTTGGATATTGTTTCATGTGCAAGGACATTATTATTCTGAATTATGGGGGGTAATCTTATGAGCTTCTCACATCGTATGGAACATGTGTTTGATTTCAAGAGGACATTCCTCactgttttcttcttcctctccttcgCTGGCATCTGACTCTTCCTTGCAGAGAATATATTTTCACTCCAGCATCTGGACAGCATCCTAGGAATCAAACTGAACCTTGCACTAAACTGAAAAGCCCAAGTCCATTGCCAAGAAATGTAGCCAAACTGTTTGGTTTTCAGGTAACCAGTTTTTAAACATCATGCTCTGAAATGTGTATGCATAAACACTGAGAAAACAAAACAGGTTTGTGAGCAAATATATTTTGAAACCGTTTTACTCTGTTTCATCTCATGAATGGTAGATGAAAGGGTAACACTTCTGTTAACTGGGCTAAGAAGCATCCTGTCAGGGATTACTCTGTTATATTgagaagggggagagcaactgtccctattcatccacAACCTACTTATGAActtcctagagcagccattttcaaccactgtgccatggcacactggtgtgccgtgaatggtttgcaggtgtgctgcaggagtttgggaaaggatcatttattagtagggccattgggggatgtgagcccactgctggttctcacacatttagcaccaggacacactttttagaatgagaatctgtcaggacccaccaggagttatgtcatgactagaagtgacatcatcaagcaggaaaatttttaacaatcctaggctgcaatcctacccacacttagccaggagtaagtcccacttattgacattgttaaaagaatatacataatagcttgttaaaagtacaggtctgtaacatttccccaaatgttgtcacataccatggaagcatcaagtctagtatattaaaaataaaatattgaaatgaatggggacccacctgaaattggctcgcaacccacctagtgggtcctgagaaacactgacctagtgggtcagtgagaaacactgaccttgacaattttagtaccttgtcaatgtgccatgagatgaaaaaagttgaaaattactgTCCTAGagactagggtgtcacccccccccccgaatgtctaattgacctgttttgagttaaggcagtggttctcaaacttttaacactgggacccactttttagaaggacaatctgtccaggacccactggaggtgatgtcatggctggaagtgacatcatcaagcacaatactgttaataataataaaataaatataaataattaaattaaagaaaagcaaataattaaataagaggaagccagcccggttttttgcattgcattccacttgaaattcctcatccaacagtatatagcatgatggggttactcgtaaCCTCCACGAtattagcaatgttggggcatttgtggtgtcacccccccagggtggtACGCGGGGCAGaccgcctccccgccccctgctggctacaccactgcacataAGTAATTATAATGGCTCTTACCAATAGCTTTACTCGTGTAAATGTGAAGGACATGATGATTACATTATGGTCAGTGACACAAGTGACCATTTCATTGGTTAACACACTAGCATAAAACTATTGTGATGATCCGTAGACATCATGTCAATGTAAAACCatataacaagaaacctcatgtACACTTGATATGTAAAATTTTTAGATATTTGAATAAGTAAAGCTGCAGTGTAATTTCTTCCAGCTCTCTAAGAAAACTGTTGTACAAAGAAGTCTGTTGGTGATGCGTCATGGAGAAAGGATAGATCAAGTGTTTGGGAAATCTTGGCTACAACAATGTTTTTGTGCAGATGGTAAGTGGAAGGATAGGGAAATTTGATATGGTAAGTTTGACTTAGCAACATATTCTGTTAACAGTAATGAACAATAGAAAACGATTAACCAGCTtgttcaccccaccccattctgccttgaGGCTGAATTGGGGTCACCATggataacagtccaatcctaacttgcattctGGTGTGGCAGCTGTTACATATAGCGCAGCCTGGCCACTACTTCAAGCAATGAGCGGCCAGGACAAAGTGCCAGCAATGAGCCCTGGTGCAGGTATGTCAATGTGGGTGACAGGTGGAAGACGGAGActaggtggaacagggagggggtgaaaagaGGTGGAGACTGGGGCAAGAAGGGAGTTGGATCGAGGCTGTATtattggcagcagcactgccaatatcctacccACTTCCCaacctcaatccaccttcccaggtccactcttACTTGCTCTAGCTAtatagcaggtgcagctttgagtaacccagtggggcagcaagggcttatcccagggtaagggaacaaatgttccttaccttgaggaagccttcgCGGCTTGaaacttccctgcaggatgcagcttgtgCTCGGTTGGTGTGGCTGTATCGGCACACAGGGAGTAGGTATTATTGGGCTGTAATGCACCACTCTTTTAGTGTATGACTCAGATTTTTAGAGATGTTGAAGTGGGCATACACCTCTCAAGATTTTAATCTAAGCTAGAGAAGAACATCCTTCTCCCTCCTATCTATGAGTTGTTGCTCTAGCAACAACATTTGGTGGCTGCCACTCTGACAACAGCAGTGGGAGGAAAGGAGGATGGAGGCAGGAAGTTGGGAAagatctttctctcccccctccctctctcctaaTGAGCAAAATGTCCCCCACTTTAATGCCCAGTCTCCATCTCAAATAATCTGCGAGAGTTTGTTAATCTCTTCCAGTGTTCagattagggcgcaatccaaacctgcgctggagcaggcaagccaggaggcttgcgctgctgcatccaatgtgggtttgcagcgagcagcagctcagccagggtcaaggggaagctcttcccctaacccctgggtaagggctgtgcgcccctatgggtctcctcggacctccgccacctccagaggtagcacaagtccgaggagagcagagcggctagaaggaggttgggatccggcataaccactgggtcccagccccattcccggctccccacgcgcctgccccgggcctgccctcccccaccctcccccacccagtaacgccccctcctgccccctccccacacccccatgcCTTCTTTTGTCGCCTATGTCGGCCCtcttgcaacagtggcagcatgggagccgcggcagaggcttctgcctccctcAACGcattggcgcatctgaatgcgctgatGCGGCTCCCActcacagaggcgcaaacgtgcatTACGggacgtttgcaaccctccagggccacctgtgccagcataactgccagttaggattgcgcccataaacTGCCATAAGAAAAATTCTGAAAATAAATTAgattatagtagtagtagtagtagtagtagtagtagtagtagtagtatattttaacaataactgGGCCATAATGTACcatacacatttaaaaacaaagcaaaacaaaaaacaggactGGATTTGCTATGAAGGCTTTGATGTCCAAAGCATTCTATTTTGTTCCAGGAAATTATTATCGAGCAGACCTTAATTTCCCTGCTAGTCTACCAAGTCGAAAAGATGGCATCAAAAATTTTGAATATGACCCTCCTTTGTCATCCTGTGGCATATTCCAGTCTAGACTAATAGGTAAGCTATTTGGGGGATACAAATCAAGAAACTAGAGGGACTGGTTGTGAAAGACAATATCTTTCTGGGCCTTTctacccaatttttttttctgcacaggTTTTACACACACACCATTGCTACTGTAATTGTTAATTTCTTCTCAGGTAATTTATCCTTTGCTATTAtcagcactggtggaatgtgAATGTGCAAGTGTGATGAGCCTTTGACATTGCTAGTTTTTCATTTTAATGAGTGGATGTTTGGGGCAGGTTCAAGTCAATCTGTAGGTTCCCCTATTGAAGACGTACTAGCTAGATAGAGAGAGATATGATTCTGGGGAGCTAGGGCAATGTGACCAGGGATGCCATCCAGCACCACCACTACAGGTCTGCCATTGCCACTTCTGCTGCAGTGCAGTGTAGGGGGGAAGCCCCTTACCATGCTCTATCACATGGTTTTCACAGACATGGAAGTTCCACACTTCAGGGTTTGCAAAATACTTCACACCCATATTGCATAGCTATAACACCTTTGTGCCTTTGACATCTTCATGCATTAGTAAGGCACCGATTGTAGAGCTACGCCATGTACATGATCCAGCCAACTGTGTATGAAGGTTCTATTagtttctccttctcctccttagTTATTTATTCTGAAAACATTCCTTCAAGCCCGTCCATTCAGAtgatggattaaaaataaaactgtatACATGGAAGCCAAATTGCCCACATTCAGTGCATGGAAAAATCCAAACTTCTATGACTGAGAAGATATTTTGCACCCATCACTTCTTGTTGTGAAGAAGGATCTTTTATGCATTCTTACTTGTAggagaaggcctgctggagaaggaaatgCAGGTTAGCAGTATATACTCTTCCCCAGCTCTGCGCTGCATCCAAACTGCTCAGATTGTCTTAGAAGGTATGTGATTTTCTCAAGAGGAGAAATATTTCAAATCTGTCCTTGCCAGTGTTGCTTGCTGACCTCAAAACAGGAgttgtttattttaaagaaacACATTTGGGTTCTTGTTGCTTCATACTAAAGAAGATTTCAGTACTGATGCAAATATGCCTTGTACAGTGCACTCcaatgagtgtctactcagaagtaagccccactgagttaatggaacttactaccCAATAGATGTGTATAGATTTACGGTCTTACCACCCAATCCTAAGGGGTCTTGTACTGCCAGAACTAGTCCTCCAGCAATGCAgggccctttatggctgttgcaaaaggcaacatgccataCAGTGCGGCTTGGCCACTGTCACAAGTCACATTACAAGCTGGGCAACTTAATGTAATGATCCAGGCAGGAAAGACATTAGGGGTTGGCTAGGTTGGGCAGTGGTTCAAAACCCAtgtccatcagaggacccacctggccAGTCCGGTCCCCAAACGCTCAATACAAGTGTCAGTGGTGCTATCAGAGAGCACCTTAGGTGCTACCAGAGGGCAGGCAAGGCTTTTTCCCAGGGTCCCACAAACCTGACCCTGACACTGGAATCCAGCAATTATGAATGTTGGCAACATCACTATTTCTGACTGAACTTAATAGTATAGCAATAGTAGTGGAGCGCTGTCTTTAAATAAAATTACTTTTGGCTCAGTGTGAGTCTTTTATCTGATTACAAAGTTTGGCAAATTCACTGAAGTCACTTGTGTGAAAATGATCTAGCATTCCTATACTTCTAGAAATTCAAAACTGCTCCTATCAGTGACACAGAGAAGAAGGAGCTTCTGGTTGCTCCACTTTGTTCATTAACATCATGATAGAAGCATTGTGTATTTTAGTAATTTGTCACAATATTTAAACACTGTGAAAATTGGATACTGGGTGACAGGTTGATGTTTGCCCTCTCTGCCTCTATTATAGTGTTTTGGTTCTACTGTCTCTTTCTGGACCAAATAGTTCCCCTTGCCAATAGCTTTACTGTTTTAATTACTAATTGTACTTATTGTTTTTATGCattgttcattttattttggATCTTagtaagccatcttgggcatttgtttcagcataggaaaggcaggattacattttttttttttaatgaatgaatgaagtattGATCCACAGATGCACAGGcagtaaaaaacaaaatacagggcCGTCCTAATTATCtgtaggggttctgttccaggaccccccagctgtgctccctttgcctctggagggtgttctgaacacagcctccctggccctcagaattcccctagggcgcaatcctaactccttaagTCAGTGCTCTGGGGTAACGGGGTAACATGTCAGTTACCCCTGGGGgcttggggataagaataggctctcagtttggctgtacttgtcaactaaaaaggcgactaaacagccaccgggtagatgggactcgttagcctgggaaggcagctcatctgagagaaggaaaactctgatcccaaacctccactgccatgtggctacatccagttatggaaagggctttaggagtcaacctcaaggcaaaatccggagccggagtccctgaggcagttcatggctgaacacagtcacgttctggcaactcttgcaatgctgctggaaccaactgtattggcttctgcctttccattggaccttttcagcgatgtggagaggggggatttgctgcatgggtaacagtctatcctccatatctactttacccaggctttgcacactggagaggacactctgttccagaaccaccattcagagcacgataccatagtcttctgagactgaaggaggccaacaacaaatgtcagtgctttccagcactggcatagcagtgccaatggcgtatgtgctgcattctgcagttgggtgtcattcatggaggccccctcaaagtaagggaatgtttgttcccttacctcagagctgcattgcccttatgtcagtactggaaagcactgacattaggggttaggattgtcccGCTAAGGAATTAATATCCCTATTAATATTTACTGAATGCCAGCAGGAGACATAAGTATGGGTCTTTTGTGAAAATATCTCTTTTGATCCTATTAGGGCTTCATCTGGAACAAACAGCTAAGATTTGCATAGAACCTGGACTCTTTGAATGGACTAAATGGGAGACATTCACAGTAGTTCCTTCTTTTATGACTCCAACAGAACTGGCAGAGAACAATTACAGCATAGATACCACATACAAGTAAGTGCTAACGTTGTGGGATgttttaggacagg
This portion of the Tiliqua scincoides isolate rTilSci1 chromosome 3, rTilSci1.hap2, whole genome shotgun sequence genome encodes:
- the UBASH3A gene encoding ubiquitin-associated and SH3 domain-containing protein A, whose product is MAEAEVQVYAKVLNKYKSRSTQTLLEPLLAAGFPAHTALKALAATGHKTAEDAAKWLHSHCNDPSLEDPIPQEYSLYLCPTGLLNDKLMEFWGETKQQCGKNKAQEIFPHITLSEFFTCEDQKVEGLYEALKRAGDRFSSVFPSIISLSLHSSSTYIGFFVSDGPANVIKSFATAFATEAAALADCCVKPSTKQLHLTLANKFYPHHQKTLEQLAKSINPKQRCHWTAVLYSRDMRFVHYQILRAVFQYKPQNIDELMLNYGDLIYVDRAQQTEACSGWVIGISHRTGCRGFLPENYTEKANESDTWVKHREYIFTPASGQHPRNQTEPCTKLKSPSPLPRNVAKLFGFQLSKKTVVQRSLLVMRHGERIDQVFGKSWLQQCFCADGNYYRADLNFPASLPSRKDGIKNFEYDPPLSSCGIFQSRLIGEGLLEKEMQVSSIYSSPALRCIQTAQIVLEGLHLEQTAKICIEPGLFEWTKWETFTVVPSFMTPTELAENNYSIDTTYKCNFPLSALMPSEAYEDYVKRCSASIKQIVDSCTTEGTILIVSHGSSLDTFTRPLLGLPPRDSKDFAQLVRKIPSLGMCFCEEIQEEKKWQMVTPPVKMITHGSNAAFNWKNVLLDN